DNA sequence from the Tenacibaculum mesophilum genome:
TACTCATCCAACCATTTTTAGCTGAACCGTAAATAGTTGTAAAGTCTAATTGATCTTCATTTGCTTCTAAAGCAAACATTAAATCAAATACTTTTTCGTGTACTAAGTCTGGTGTACAGTTTTCTTTATCTACTTTGTTTACTACTACAATAGGAGTTAACCCTAATTCAATAGCTTTTCCTAATACGAAACGTGTTTGAGGCATTGGTCCTTCAAAAGCATCAACCAATAATAAAACTCCATCTGCCATTTTTAGTACACGTTCTACTTCTCCACCAAAATCGGCGTGACCAGGAGTATCAATTACATTAATCTTCACCCCTTTGTAGTTTACGGATACATTTTTAGATAAAATGGTAATACCACGTTCACGTTCTAAGTCGTTATTATCTAATAATAAATCAGTACGCTCTTTACGTTCATCTAAAATTTTAGCTTGATCTATAATTTTGTCTACCAAGGTTGTCTTACCGTGGTCAACGTGTGCTATAATAGCAATGTTTCTTATTGATTGCATTCGTGCTTATTTTGAAGCTGCAAAAGTAGTGTTTTATTGTTTACGATTAACGAAATTTTATTTATGAATTCGTAATATTTTATTTAAAGCTTTACAAAAAGTACTTTTTTATAACAATATACTACTATTTCTACTTTCATTTAAAGGAATTTTGTAGCTTTAATTAATGCCTAAAAAGGGAGTAATAGATAATTTTTGTGCTATTTTAACTTTCTATTTTCTAGCTCTTCATCATCTTCTCTAAAAGCACTAGGTAAAATATCAGGAATTAATTTTATAAGTAAAGGCAAAAGTAATGCTCCTCCTGGTAGCATAAACACTGTAAAGGCAGGAATTGCTTTACAAATATCAAGTGTTTGTTCTTTTACTTTTGCCTTTTCTTCGTCTGTTAATGAAGTTGTTAGTGATTTTCTAACAAGAAATATAAGCTCTCTGCTTTCTTGAAGCTCTTTTGCTAATCTTTTTTTATTTTTATAGATAGCTTCTTTTATTTCATCAACTGTATTCATTAAAGCTTTCTACGTGCTTTTTCAGTTTTAAGTAAATTCAATTCTCTTGAAGTTTGCCCTGCTACTGAAGTGTTTTCTTCTGCTCTACGAATTAGGTATGGCATCACATCACGAACAGGTCCGAATGGAACATACTTCGCTACATTATATCCTTCTTTGGCTAAATTGAAACTAATATGATCACTCATACCATATAATTGACCAAACCACATGCGTTTATCATCTTTAGCAATATTATGTTCTTTAGCTAAATCCATTAATAAATATGAACTTTCTTCATTGTGAGTTCCTGCAAAAATTGCCATATTTTTATGGTCCATCATATACCGAACTGCTTCATTATAATTGTCATCCGTTGCTTGTTTGTCAACACAGATAGGAGACTCGTAACCATTTTCTTTAGCTCTTTCACGCTCTTTTTCCATATAAGCTCCACGAACAACTTTCATTCCAATATGATATCCCTTTTGGTGAGCTCTTTGGTGTAGCTTTCGTAGATATTCCATACGATCATGACGATACATTTGTAGCGTATTAAAAACAATGGCTTTTTCTTTATTGTAAATTTCCATTAACTCCTCAATTAAATCATCTGCAGCATCTTGCATCCAGCTTTCTTCTGCATCAATTAGTAATGGAACATCTTTTTCTTTTGCAGCCTTACACACGGTATGAAAACGCTCTACAACTCTATCCCACTCTACTTTTTCTTCTGAAGTAAACTCTTTTCCTTCAGTTAATTTTTGATATAAAGCGAAACGTCCGAAACCTGTAGGTTTAAAAACTGCATAAGGAATAGATTGCTTTTCTTCAGCAAAATTGATTGTTTTCAATGTCATTTTTAAAGCATCATCAAACTGGGCTTCATCTTCCTTCCCTTCTACTGAATAATCTAAAACACTGTGTACATTACCTTGTTCGTACATTTTTTCGATATTAGGTAAGCAATCATCTTCACTTACTCCTCCACAAAAATGATCAAAAACTGTTGAACGGATTAATCCTTCAACTGGTAAGTGTGCTTTTAAAGCAAAGTTTGTTACCGCTGTACCTATTCGAACCATTGGTTGGCTCTGAATCATTTTAAACAAAAAATATGCACGTTCTAACTCTGAGTCAGATTTTAATTTAAAAGCAGTTTCTGTATTATCAAAAAGTCTCATTATCGAGGTAATATTATTTCTTTATTTATTGAGACAAATATAATTGAGTAGACTGATATATTTTAATTTTTTCTATTTAATTTCGCCTTATATTTTTTTGTTATTATGACCACAATTAATGCAGCAACATACCCTATTCATTTTGAAGAAAAAGGCTATAATGAATTAACCTATTTAGTTTCTGAAAGAAACTATTCTTCAGTTTTTATTTTAGTGGATGACAACACTTTAGATTGTTGCTATCCTCGATTCATTCAGTTATTTGCTACAGATAAACCTATTGAAGTCATTCAAATTGATGCTGGTGAAGTTCATAAAAACATAGAAACTTGTATGGGAGTTTGGAATGTAATGACTGAATTAGGAGCTGATAGAAAAAGCTTATTAATTACCTTAGGTGGTGGTGTGATTACTGATTTAGGTGGTTTTGTTGCATCTACATTTAAACGTGGAATTGATTTTGTGAATATTCCTACAACCTTATTAAGCATGGTAGATGCTTCTGTTGGCGGAAAAACAGGTGTTGATTTAGGTGTATTAAAAAACCAGATTGGTGTATTTGCTAATCCAGAGTTAATTATTATTGATCCTGAATACTTACACACCGTAACTCCCAGAGAAATTCGTTCTGGTACTGCGGAAATTATTAAGTATGGAATGACCCACGATATCAAGTTATTTAACGAAATTAAAGATAACGATAAACTTAATATTGTTGATTTGATTCATCGTTCGATAGAAATTAAGAATGAAGTTGTTTTGGAAGATCCTAAAGAACAAGGTATTCGTAAGGTTTTAAACTGGGGACATACTATTGGGCATGGTGTAGAGTCTTATTTTTTAGAGAACCCGAAAAAGGAAGCTCTAACACATGGTGAAGCTATTGCCATTGGAATGGTTTGTGAAGCTTACTTATCATCAAAAGTATTAGATTTTCCTGAAGATAAAGTCTCTGAAATAAAAGATGCTATTATTAAAATTTATGGTAAAGTAGCATTGGTAAAAGAAGATTTTCAGCCTATTCTTGAATTGATGAAACATGATAAAAAGAATATAGGAGGAGAAATTAACTTTGTGCTTCTTAACGATTATGAAGATTTTAAAATAAACAGTAAAGCTTCTGATGATTTAATTAGGGAGAGTCTTAGTTATTATAATTCATAAAAAAAAAGCAACCCCGTGGGTTGCTTTTTTTTATTTTGTTACTGTAACTGGAATACTGTCTTGTGAACCGTATAGTTTTATCTCTGTAATATCTGCAGGCATGTTTAGCCCGTTTTTTATTATCACGTTTTTTACGTTTTTAATTACATCACTTTTAACTTCGAGTGCGCCTCGTTTGTATTCTTTAGTTTTGGTCCAAAAAATAACTTTTAAATTTACAGTACTTACTCCTAAACCGTCTACCGTAACAAAACATTGATGTTCATCTGTATCAATAACTCCTAAAGTATTAACTACCGCATTTATGATTACTTTTTTTGCTGTATCTATGTCATCATCATAATCAATCCCAACCACAAAGTCTGAACGGTAAAAACCATCTTCAGTATAGTTATATACAGCTTTCTTTACAATGTCACTATTGGGAATGTATACATCTCTTCCATCGAATGTTTTTAATTTGGTAAATCTAAATTCCATCATTTTTACTTTACCAAAAATATCTCCAATCATTACTGTATCATTAACATCGAAAGGGCGATTAAAGGATAATATTACCCCTGAGATAAAATTCTCTCCTACATCTTTAAAAGCAAATCCAAAAATTATAGCTGAGGCTCCAGCTGCAGTTAACAATCCTGCAGCAATGCCTCCTAAACCTGCTATCTTTAAAGCAAGCATGATTACCAAAATACTAAAACTAATTTTTATTGTTTTGGCTAAAAAATTAGTCATTAAAGGATCATTTGTTTTCTTAGAAATTGTTTTTCTAAAAAAATTTGATATAAGATTAGCAATAATAATACCTACAGCCACTATAAGAATAGCTATAATTATTTTTGGAATTTGGTTTATAAACTCATTCCAGTATAATTGAACAGATTCTTTTAATTTGGCTATGGTACTGCTAAAATTCATGTAGGAGAAAGTAGTTTTTGTTTTTAGTTATTAGATAAATTCAACAATAATTTTATGACAATACAATATCTTCATTTAATTGCTCTACGGTACTTTTGCTCCAAGCGTTCAACATCCAACTTGTTTTTTCTAAAGAAGCAATATATCCTCCCATTAAATCTATCGTTCCCTCATCTTCTGCTTCTTCCGCTTTTTTTATCACATTTGCCATTTGCTTTAATAATGTTTTATGATCATCTAATAAAATATAAATCATATCACTATCTGTTTGAAAAGGACTTTCTTCTGATATATTTGCTATCTTTAAATACTTACTATATCTACTAATTGGATGATACTGTAAAGTTAAAATACGTTCTGCGATCTCATCTATTTTAACTCTAGCATCACTATACATTTCTTCAAATTTTTCATGTAGTTCAAAAAAGTTTTTCCCCACAATATTCCAATGAAAATTTCTTAACTTTTGATAGTATATGTGATATTCAGCCAATAATTGGTTTAATTCTTTTGCTACTGGTAATACTTTTTCTGTTTGTATGTTTAAATAATTCATTTTACTGTGTGTGTTTTTTGTTAATAATTAATTATGTTACAAAACTACTTAAGAACTTAAGCCTAAGTTTGCTTATTTAATACGAATCTTTGCTCATTTCATTTTAACCTTTTAGTGATAAAAAAAGGATGAAATTATCACTTACTAGTTTTATAAATTACATTTTAAAGGTTTCAAAAATGGCTTGTTCCAAGTTATTAGATTCTTGATTTTTATATTCAATAATAAAATCACCATATTTATTAAAATAACCTACGCCATTAAAATCCTTACCTTCTACTACATAAAAGTTATTATTAATAGATTTTATAGCTCTTGCTGATGTTATATCTTCATTATTAAGCTTATATGTGATTAGTAAATTATTTTGATCAATTAAAAAGTCATACTTATTACCTTTATACTTAAAATATTTTACTTTTGCTTTTGAGTCATAAAAAATATCAGAATCATTATCTACCATAATGGTTTTATCTACTGTGATTGGAGACTCTACTACATCTTGATTAAGTTTATTCTTTTGATTGGGATTAAACTTAGTTTGTTTTTCTTTTTTTGTTACTACTTTTACTTTTGTATCATAAATCAAACCTTTTTCATTAATCTTTTTTGCTTTTTTTACTTCAGTCGTTTTTATTACTTCCGTTTGCGCGTTTAAAGAGGTAATACTTCCTGTAAGCAATAATCCCATTATTATTTTTTTCATTTTAATCTATTTTAAAATTACAAGTAACTTTATTTGAGATGTGTACTTTTTAACACCTGAAATATATTTTATATATTCCTATACATTTTCGCTATGAAACAACGATTTGTAATGTCTATTACAAAATTAACGCAGGTTTATTTATGTGTTTTGCTCATTTAATTTTGTTTTTTGCTCACTTAATAAATAAAACTTATTCATAAATAAAAAAAAGCGTGAAAACTCACACTTTTTAATACTCTATTCTTTATTTTTTTAAACTTTTCTTTTACCTGTAAATAAGGATATAATAAATAAAATTATAAAAATAAAGAATGCTATTTTAGCAAACCCTGCGGCTGCTCCTGCTATTCCTCCAAATCCTAAAATACCGGCTATGATTGCTATTATTATAAAAGTGACTGTCCAACGTAACATATTATTAAAATTTTAAATTAGTGTTTATAAAGTACATCTTTTGTACAGTTACAAAATTAACTAGATAGCTTGTTTTACATTTACTCATTTAGTTTTGTTCTTAACTCATATAAAAATACACTCATTAAATTTAACAGACTTCAAACTAACTTTATTAGTTAACAAACTAAAATATAATCTCTTGTTAATTGTTACACTTAACTTAATATGAAATGAGTCAATATCTATTTCTAAAGAACAAAGATTGAATCTTTTAACAATATAGTTTTGCAACAAACAAAACATAAATAATTAATAAGTATGAAAAAAAGTAATGAAGATTTTAAAATAATTAAAGAGAATCCTGACTCTAAGCATAAAAATTATATTTTTCAAAACAATAAAATAACTAGATTAGCCTTTTATATTGTACTTTCTTGTTTATTAATAGGCATTACTCTCATTTTTGTTTTTAACAATCAATAATAGCTTTATGATTTATAAGCTATCAAACATAGCAAGTATAGAACGTATTGAAACTTTTACAAAACTCCCTTTTAAGTATCCTTATTTACATAAACCTAAAAGAAAAATTAATGGTTTAAAAGAACAAACAGTTTGTATAATTAATATGGAAAATCCTAATCAAATTATGCAAGCCATTTGGGGGCTACTTCCTCAAAATTATGGAGATAATTGGAATAAGTTTCAACATATAAAACAAACACTACATATAAATAAGGAAGATATTAAAAATAATATACTTTTTAAAGAAGCTCTTTATTTACGAAGGTGTTTATTTATCGTAACTGGTTTTTATATTCATAAAGTTATTAATGGAGTTGTAGAGAATTATTTAGTAGAAAAAGACAATCAAGAACCCTTTTATTTAGCGGGTTTATATAACATTACCAACGATGGTTTTTATACATGTTCAGTTATTAACACCAAACTAATTGGAAAACTTAATGACTTTAATAATCTTTATCAGGTAATGCCCATACAAATTCCTGAAATTTTTAAAAATATGTGGTTAAATAAAAAATCAGAAATTATAGATATAAATTACCTTATGAGTACACCTTACATTACAAATTTAAAGGTACAGAGAATAGCTTCTAAAAAAGAAAATGTTTGAAATTAATTTATTCTTTCTTCTAGTTTTTTATCTATGTACTTTTTTGCTGTTTCATATATTGAATCTACTTCTTTAGTGCTAAAACCGCTAAACTCACCTAAAGGAAAACAAATAGTAGCATAAGTTTCAAAAAACTTATATTCTTCAGATGATAGCATTAAAAGTTTAGATGTATGTGCTAAAACTTTCAAAGTGGTATTTAGTTCCTCACTTGTTTTTTCAGAAGGATATACTACATAACTTCCCACTATTGGATATTCTGACTGTTTAAAGGGAGTTGTAGGAAAGTTATCTATAATTCCACCATCAGAATAAAGTGCATCTCCAATTTTTACAGGATTGAATAAACCTGGTAATGCACATGATGCTAAAACAGGTTTTAGTAAACTTCCTTCATTAAAGTACTCTGTAGTTCCTTTATTTAAATTAGTTGTAGAAACTATTAAAGGTATTTCTAGATCTTCAAAGGTTGGTTTTATTTTATCGTCAATTAATCTTGCATAATTGGATGAATTAAAAATTCCTGGTTTAGCAATTGTTATCCAAGAAAACTGAAATATTTCAGTATTTTTAAAAAAGTTTAATATTTCTTTTGGTTTCATTCCAGAAGCATACATTGCTCCTACCAATGAACCAGCGCTACAAGCTGAAATTGAATTAATTTTAATATTTAACTCTTCTAACTTTTCTAATAAAGCAATATGAGCTACACCTTTTTCGGCTCCTCCACTTAATACTAAATTTATAGGCACTTTTGTGTCCAGGTTCTTTATTTTTTCAAAAGAACATTTATATTTTTCTTTAATCATTTTTTTAGCTCTTTTTTAGTTTTACTTATCTATTTTTTTAAAATTTTATTTTGGATAATTTTAATTTTTTCTACAAAACTGCTATCAATACTTAAAACTTATTTTCTACTTCTTTTCATCAAGCTAATCATAATATCTATAATCTTTTTGTTCTTGCTAAACTATTTCTAATATGTTTAAGACGCTATACCAATAACACATTCTTTTAATGATATAAAATTACATTTTTTTGCTTAATGTATTCTATCTTTTCTACAAACATTTGATTTTAACAAGAGTTTTGTATATGAGCAAAAAAAGAAAAGATATGAGCTAAACAGCATTTCAAGTAAATATTAATTTTGTAATGTAATTAATTAGTCATAAAAATATTAAGCGTTTTTATTTACACATTTATGACTTAAAATATTATGAATAGAATAATGATAAACACTGTTTATTCTTACTGATATCATATTAATA
Encoded proteins:
- a CDS encoding LETM1 domain-containing protein, translated to MNTVDEIKEAIYKNKKRLAKELQESRELIFLVRKSLTTSLTDEEKAKVKEQTLDICKAIPAFTVFMLPGGALLLPLLIKLIPDILPSAFREDDEELENRKLK
- a CDS encoding proline dehydrogenase family protein, translating into MMRLFDNTETAFKLKSDSELERAYFLFKMIQSQPMVRIGTAVTNFALKAHLPVEGLIRSTVFDHFCGGVSEDDCLPNIEKMYEQGNVHSVLDYSVEGKEDEAQFDDALKMTLKTINFAEEKQSIPYAVFKPTGFGRFALYQKLTEGKEFTSEEKVEWDRVVERFHTVCKAAKEKDVPLLIDAEESWMQDAADDLIEELMEIYNKEKAIVFNTLQMYRHDRMEYLRKLHQRAHQKGYHIGMKVVRGAYMEKERERAKENGYESPICVDKQATDDNYNEAVRYMMDHKNMAIFAGTHNEESSYLLMDLAKEHNIAKDDKRMWFGQLYGMSDHISFNLAKEGYNVAKYVPFGPVRDVMPYLIRRAEENTSVAGQTSRELNLLKTEKARRKL
- the aroB gene encoding 3-dehydroquinate synthase; the protein is MTTINAATYPIHFEEKGYNELTYLVSERNYSSVFILVDDNTLDCCYPRFIQLFATDKPIEVIQIDAGEVHKNIETCMGVWNVMTELGADRKSLLITLGGGVITDLGGFVASTFKRGIDFVNIPTTLLSMVDASVGGKTGVDLGVLKNQIGVFANPELIIIDPEYLHTVTPREIRSGTAEIIKYGMTHDIKLFNEIKDNDKLNIVDLIHRSIEIKNEVVLEDPKEQGIRKVLNWGHTIGHGVESYFLENPKKEALTHGEAIAIGMVCEAYLSSKVLDFPEDKVSEIKDAIIKIYGKVALVKEDFQPILELMKHDKKNIGGEINFVLLNDYEDFKINSKASDDLIRESLSYYNS
- a CDS encoding mechanosensitive ion channel family protein codes for the protein MNFSSTIAKLKESVQLYWNEFINQIPKIIIAILIVAVGIIIANLISNFFRKTISKKTNDPLMTNFLAKTIKISFSILVIMLALKIAGLGGIAAGLLTAAGASAIIFGFAFKDVGENFISGVILSFNRPFDVNDTVMIGDIFGKVKMMEFRFTKLKTFDGRDVYIPNSDIVKKAVYNYTEDGFYRSDFVVGIDYDDDIDTAKKVIINAVVNTLGVIDTDEHQCFVTVDGLGVSTVNLKVIFWTKTKEYKRGALEVKSDVIKNVKNVIIKNGLNMPADITEIKLYGSQDSIPVTVTK
- a CDS encoding Dps family protein, which encodes MNYLNIQTEKVLPVAKELNQLLAEYHIYYQKLRNFHWNIVGKNFFELHEKFEEMYSDARVKIDEIAERILTLQYHPISRYSKYLKIANISEESPFQTDSDMIYILLDDHKTLLKQMANVIKKAEEAEDEGTIDLMGGYIASLEKTSWMLNAWSKSTVEQLNEDIVLS
- a CDS encoding DUF1328 family protein, producing the protein MLRWTVTFIIIAIIAGILGFGGIAGAAAGFAKIAFFIFIILFIISLFTGKRKV
- a CDS encoding SOS response-associated peptidase family protein; protein product: MIYKLSNIASIERIETFTKLPFKYPYLHKPKRKINGLKEQTVCIINMENPNQIMQAIWGLLPQNYGDNWNKFQHIKQTLHINKEDIKNNILFKEALYLRRCLFIVTGFYIHKVINGVVENYLVEKDNQEPFYLAGLYNITNDGFYTCSVINTKLIGKLNDFNNLYQVMPIQIPEIFKNMWLNKKSEIIDINYLMSTPYITNLKVQRIASKKENV
- a CDS encoding patatin-like phospholipase family protein; the encoded protein is MIKEKYKCSFEKIKNLDTKVPINLVLSGGAEKGVAHIALLEKLEELNIKINSISACSAGSLVGAMYASGMKPKEILNFFKNTEIFQFSWITIAKPGIFNSSNYARLIDDKIKPTFEDLEIPLIVSTTNLNKGTTEYFNEGSLLKPVLASCALPGLFNPVKIGDALYSDGGIIDNFPTTPFKQSEYPIVGSYVVYPSEKTSEELNTTLKVLAHTSKLLMLSSEEYKFFETYATICFPLGEFSGFSTKEVDSIYETAKKYIDKKLEERIN